In one Colletotrichum destructivum chromosome 2, complete sequence genomic region, the following are encoded:
- a CDS encoding Putative cytochrome P450, with amino-acid sequence MFFPFAQVLVSSYLFSAVLTSLLFYKIIVTIHSVYFGPLSRFPGPKLRACSNIFEIYSTITGNDNIDRPALHRKHGPIVRVGPRTLSFAGGDGVWKDIHGFNATKAGGIVKESLFYSKVFGFADVSNLITAREHANHARQRKVLARSFSNTALMEQQPIFSRWAEIFKVKLADKASVANHVDLVKYYNCAAFDIMGDLTFNEDLNMLAEGECSPWVESIFGSVKAATFLLAFKRYSRVTRLLADTFLKYNPTVQEKQLENWKYCAERVDRRLQRTPKHPDLWSRILEKNEDSESLTMEEQYANAFLFMTAGTETIVSALSATTFYLLRNPQCLEKLTREIRSTFSTTEDMSLETLLSLKYLQAVIQEGSLLTLLKLRLHPPLPIALPREIPKGGAQICGEWIPEGTVVGIHYLSIHTEEQYFKKPLEFHPQRWLQDPEFEKDHLDMAKPFLMGPMNCIGKLLATVLLHFDVTLSDKSLDWNAQKVFTLWQKEPLSCKLTPAKAAS; translated from the exons ATGTTTTTTCCTTTTGCTCAAGTTTTGGTCAGCTCTTATCTTTTCAGCGCTGTTCTTACATCCTTGCTTTTCTACAAGATTATCGTCACCATCCACAGCGTCTATTTCGGTCCTCTAAGCAGGTTCCCCGGGCCGAAGCTACGCGCATGCTCTAACATCTTTGAAATCTACTCGACGATCACCGGAAATGACAATATTGATCGTCCAGCCCTCCATAGAAAGCATGGTCCCATTGTCAGGGTTGGGCCACGTACCCTCTCTTTTGCCGGAGGAGACGGGGTATGGAAAGACATTCACGGTTTCAACGCTACAAAGGCAGGCGGAATTGTCAAAGAATCGCTATTCTACTCGAAAGTATTCGGCTTTGCAGATGTCAGCAACCTCATCACAGCACGAGAACACGCCAATCATGCCCGGCAGCGAAAAGTACTCGCACGATCTTTCAGCAACACAGCCCTCATGGAACAGCAGCCTATCTTTTCCAGATGGGCTGAGATATTCAAAGTCAAGTTGGCCGACAAGGCAAGTGTCGCCAATCACGTTGATCTTGTAAAATACTACAATTGCGCGGCCTTTGATATCATGGGCGATTTGACTTTCAACGAAGATCTCAATATGCTCGCAGAGGGAGAATGTTCGCCGTGGGTCGAGTCAATTTTCGGCTCGGTCAAGGCCGCTACGTTTCTTCTGGCCTTCAAGAGGTACAGCCGAGTTACGAGGCTGCTTGCAGACACTTTTCTCAAATACAACCCGACGGTGCAGGAAAAGCAACTTGAGAACTGGAAGTACTGTGCTGAGCGTGTCGACAGACGACTCCAGCGCACGCCTAAACACCCCGACTTGTGGTCTAGAATCCTCGAAAAGAACGAAGATTCCGAGAGTTTGACAATGGAAGAGCAATACGCCAACGCATTCCTATTCATGACGGCAGGAACAGAAACCATTGTGTCAGCGCTGTCTGCGACCACATTCTACCTTCTTCGTAACCCACAATGTTTAGAAAAGCTAACCCGAGAAATTCGTTCAACATTCTCGACAACTGAAGATATGTCACTTGAAACTTTATTAAGCCTGAAGTATCTGCAGGCTGTGATACAAGAGGGA TCTTTGCTAACTTTGTTAAAGCTCCGACTGCATCCTCCTCTACCAATCGCATTGCCGCGGGAGATACCAAAGGGAGGCGCACAAATCTGCGGAGAATGGATTCCCGAAGGGACTGTTGTTGGCATCCACTATCTATCCATACATACTGAGGAGCAGTACTTTAAGAAACCCCTCGAGTTCCACCCGCAACGATGGCTTCAGGATCCAGAGTTTGAAAAGGATCATTTGGACATGGCTAAGCCATTCCTAATGGGGCCAATGAATTGTATAGGCAAA CTTCTAGCAACTGTTTTGCTACATTTCGATGTAACATTGAGCGACAAGTCACTTGATTGGAACGCTCAGAAGGTTTTTACGCTTTGGCAAAAGGAGCCTCTTTCATGTAAATTAACACCAGCTAAGGCTGCATCTTAG